The proteins below come from a single Fibrobacter sp. genomic window:
- the dnaX gene encoding DNA polymerase III subunit gamma/tau, with protein MAYVAMARKWRPQSFSDMVGQEHIAQTLQNAIEGGRLHHAFLFTGTRGVGKTTSARILARTLNCTGGDPLHPCGECPSCKDFAGGNPMDIFEIDAASNTGVDNIRDVIERVQYPPVIGKYKIFIIDEVHMLSTGAFNALLKTLEEPPEHVIFIFATTEVNKVPQTILSRVQRFDFKRLSVEQVRSRLRFICEQEGINASDETLDVFAEKADGSMRDGLTYFDQAYAFTGSEMTADAVRSVLGIPPVELFFTLINAIEAHDLKACFKMVDDACKRGIEFTPLLDGFGKFLRNLLYTRLDAFTPDVLNVSEELYTKYKSSVPGLKNGDLLRISKMLIDLQAALRYSTNPRLLVETTFARMAWLDHLTDLRRALAAINDPTKASGSADQEALKKKVTEVSTMLDAQEEAKALRQKNENPFAAMQQGIAGGYSASNFDDRNSDAFGDSGFGDYGSGSSGYNGPVYTRYEIAAAWNSIKARIADDYDFNFSVTLNETVLETGNQQITPFPVRLTFVSDRAGNDNWGVRQMEEHPEYIERVKQILEERLQTPVDLSIGTRAYTESELHQKRQAQMSPFELDKQNDSGLARLIDVFNAELIYSAKVKKQVIEQQPDEQMQDQED; from the coding sequence ATGGCATACGTAGCAATGGCCCGAAAGTGGCGTCCCCAGTCTTTCTCTGACATGGTTGGTCAGGAACATATCGCACAAACCCTTCAGAACGCAATTGAAGGGGGACGCTTGCACCATGCATTCCTGTTTACCGGAACCCGCGGTGTAGGTAAGACCACCAGTGCCCGTATCCTCGCCCGTACTTTGAACTGCACCGGCGGCGACCCCCTCCACCCCTGTGGCGAATGCCCCAGCTGTAAGGATTTTGCCGGCGGCAATCCCATGGACATTTTCGAAATCGATGCTGCTTCCAACACTGGCGTGGACAACATCCGTGACGTGATTGAACGTGTGCAGTACCCGCCCGTTATCGGCAAGTACAAGATTTTCATTATCGACGAAGTCCACATGCTCTCTACCGGCGCCTTCAACGCATTGTTGAAGACTCTCGAAGAACCGCCTGAACATGTGATTTTTATCTTCGCAACCACAGAAGTCAACAAGGTGCCGCAGACTATCCTTAGCCGCGTGCAGCGTTTCGACTTCAAGCGCCTATCCGTTGAACAGGTCCGCAGCCGCCTCCGCTTCATTTGCGAACAGGAAGGCATCAATGCCTCCGACGAAACCTTGGACGTCTTTGCCGAAAAGGCAGACGGTTCCATGCGTGACGGCCTCACCTACTTCGACCAGGCTTATGCATTTACCGGCAGCGAAATGACCGCCGATGCCGTACGTAGCGTCCTGGGCATTCCTCCCGTAGAACTTTTCTTCACGTTGATCAACGCCATCGAAGCACATGACCTTAAGGCCTGCTTCAAGATGGTGGACGATGCTTGCAAGCGCGGCATCGAATTCACTCCGCTTCTGGATGGTTTCGGCAAATTCCTCCGCAACTTGCTCTACACCCGCCTGGACGCCTTCACCCCCGACGTGCTCAACGTTTCCGAAGAACTTTACACCAAGTACAAGAGCTCTGTACCGGGCCTCAAGAACGGCGACCTTCTTCGCATCAGCAAGATGCTCATCGACCTTCAGGCAGCACTCCGCTACAGCACCAATCCCCGTCTCCTGGTGGAAACGACCTTCGCCCGCATGGCTTGGCTGGACCACCTCACAGACCTGCGACGTGCGTTAGCTGCCATTAACGACCCCACGAAAGCCTCCGGTTCCGCTGACCAAGAGGCGTTAAAAAAAAAAGTAACTGAAGTCAGCACCATGTTGGACGCCCAGGAAGAAGCCAAGGCGCTCCGGCAGAAGAATGAAAATCCCTTTGCAGCCATGCAGCAGGGTATTGCTGGTGGTTATAGCGCAAGCAACTTCGACGACCGCAATTCAGACGCCTTCGGCGACTCTGGTTTCGGCGACTACGGAAGCGGTTCCAGCGGTTACAACGGCCCTGTCTACACCCGTTACGAAATTGCGGCCGCCTGGAACTCCATCAAGGCCCGCATTGCCGACGACTACGACTTCAATTTCTCCGTGACATTGAACGAAACTGTTCTGGAAACCGGAAACCAGCAAATCACCCCCTTCCCTGTCAGGCTGACCTTCGTTAGCGACAGAGCTGGAAACGACAACTGGGGCGTCCGTCAGATGGAGGAACACCCGGAATATATCGAAAGGGTAAAGCAGATCCTGGAAGAAAGGCTCCAGACTCCCGTAGACCTTTCCATCGGAACCCGCGCCTACACCGAAAGCGAACTCCACCAGAAGCGTCAGGCACAAATGTCTCCCTTCGAGCTGGACAAGCAAAACGACTCCGGCCTCGCCCGACTCATCGATGTCTTCAACGCGGAACTGATCTACTCCGCCAAGGTGAAAAAACAGGTCATCGAGCAGCAGCCCGACGAGCAGATGCAGGACCAGGAAGACTAA
- a CDS encoding YbaB/EbfC family nucleoid-associated protein yields MSKMLRDLQKMQSKMMKAQNDLKATSFEAEAGGGMVKVAMNGKGVVTMIKINPDAVDKDDVEALEDLLMAAINAAVKKKDDATQSSISDITGGMKIPGMM; encoded by the coding sequence ATGAGCAAAATGTTGAGAGACCTTCAGAAGATGCAGAGCAAGATGATGAAGGCTCAGAACGACCTTAAGGCAACCAGCTTCGAAGCAGAAGCCGGCGGTGGCATGGTCAAGGTCGCCATGAACGGTAAGGGTGTGGTCACCATGATCAAGATCAACCCGGACGCCGTGGACAAGGACGACGTGGAAGCTCTGGAAGACCTGCTCATGGCCGCCATCAACGCTGCAGTCAAGAAGAAAGATGACGCCACCCAGTCCAGCATCTCCGACATTACCGGCGGCATGAAGATCCCCGGCATGATGTAA